The sequence AGTTTCCGCAAAGAAAACCCCGCTCCAGGAATTACCTCTATTGAAGTTGCTCAGTTGGATGCCAATAGCATCAGAGTCTTGGTGATTGGGGCTGACAGTGCCCCTAGCAGCCAACCTGTAGCCCGAGGAGCAAACAACATCACACTCGGCTTTGCCCCCACAGGAGGAACCACAGCATCAGCACCAACACCTCCCCAAGCACCTACTCCTAACCCAGCACCAGCACCAACACCAGTCCCATCGGTTCCACCTGTTGTTCCTAATCCGCAAGTCAGCATTGATGGCACACCAGCGCAAACAGCCGGGCCTGGTCAACCTCCAACTCCAGCTCCGCCTTTCTTACCTAGAGCCGTCGCTCCGCCAGTGGGAGATATAGCCATCTCTAATATTGATGCTTCTCCCAGTGTAGTTGACTTAGGAACTCAAGAACGTGTACCCCGTCTAGTGCTGCGAGATGCGCCAGTACGCGAAGTGCTGTCACTGCTTGCTCGTGCGGCTGGCTTGAACTTGGCTTATACAGGAGCCGATGCAACTGGGGGACAAGGAGGACAGACAATTTCTCTAGATATAGAAAACGAGCCAGTGCAAGATGTGTTTAACTATGTCTTGCGTTTGAGTGGTCTGGAAGCTAACCGTAGCGGACGCACACTTTTTGTGGGGCCAAGACTACCCAATTCCACACGTGATGTGGTGATGCGGAACCTGCGACTTAATCAGGTCACGATAGGAACTGCCCTAAACTTTTTGGTGTCCTTGGGTGCAGAAAGTGCTGTCAACCGCGAACGACAAGTAACCAACGTCAGTGCTGTTCCTGTAGGTAACGGAGTTGCTCCCATCACTCAAACTCAGACCACTACAGAAACAAGAGTTGAAACTCAACGCATTGATTTTCAAGATTCCAAGCCTCTACTCCGAGGTTTGCAGGCATTAGGAGACGAGCGTACAAATTCCCTGACTTTGATTGGCCCTCCCAGACTAGTTGAGATTGCAATGGCTCAACTAACGCAGCTAGACATCCGTCGTCGGCAAGTGGCAGTTAATGTCAAAATTATTGATGTTAACCTTTTGAATACCAAGGACGTAAACACCAGCTTTTCCTTTGGCGTTGGTAAGAATTTCTTTACTAGTGATGGTGGTGCAGCATCTCTAAATTTTGGTGGGTCTAGACCACCTACTAATGCTGAAGCTGCAAGCAGTGTGACTAGTACACCAGTCATTACTAATCCTATTAAAGGAGGAACATTTATGAATGTTTCACCAGGTGGTATACAAGGGGCAGAAGCTAGTTTAGGCAAGGATGGCAATCCATTACAACCTGGTATCACGAATTATGTTCCGGGAACGACTGGAGCTGAAATTGTACCAACTGAGATTAATACTGATACTGGTGAGCCTACTAAGTATGAATTACAACCCAAGAAGACTAGCGACATATATACATACGCTCTGCCGACTTTGTACCAGTTTCCTAAACGTTTTCTCCTCAGTCTGCAATCTCAGGTGCAAAGTGGCAATGCCAAAATTTTGACTGACCCAACTTTAATAGTACAAGAGGGTCAAACAGCTAATGTCAAACTGACTCAGGAAGTGCTAGGAAACATTACGAGCAAAATAACTAGTACTGATGGTATCGCTACACAAACAATTACAGCTGAGAAAACAGATGTAGGTTTAACCCTGGGTGTCAAAGTTGATCGGATTGACGACAATGGTTTTGTCTCCTTATCAGTGGCTCCCGTTGTCAAAGCACCCCAATCGGCAGCTGATCTAAATGTTGGAGGAGGTAATATTCAAAAAATATTTTTAGTGTCTGAACGCTCCCTGAATTCTGGCATGATTCGCCTACGCGATGGTCAGACGCTAATTCTCAGTGGTATCATCCAAGACACAGATAGAGCCACTGTTTCTAAACTTCCCATCTTGGGGGATCTTCCCCTCATTGGTTCGCTGTTTAGAAGGACAAACAAACAGAACCAGCGGAATGAGGTGATTGTATTGCTCACACCTCAAGTTATGGATGATTCTGAGCGTTCTTCTTTTGGCTATAACTATACTCCTAGCCCAGAGGTGCGGCAAATGCTTGAGCGTCGGGGCTTGCAGGTTCCGAAGCGGTGAGTAGCCATCATGAACTGTGTACATCAGAATGAATGAAAAACCTCACCCCGTCCTATCGGACACCCCTCTCCTTAGCAAGGAGAGGGGAAAGGGTGAGGTTTATTTTCAAGATAGATGGGGAAATCGGAAAATAGCGATTCTTCGCCTCTTTCGCAACAAAAGAATAATGCCTGTGATTTGCAAGTTGAAAGAATTAATGGATGAGCGAGGCTTAAGTCAGTTAAAGCTTGCTCAAGACACTGGCTTAAGTCCAACAACTATTGGTAGTCTCTACCGCCACCAAATTGTGCGCCGTATTGATTGCGATACAGCAGAAGTTTTAATGGATTACTTCGGTTTAAAAACATTGTCAGAGTTATACGAGCGTCGAACCGAAGCTGAATAATCTCTCACTACTGAGAAGCCCGCGATCGCTGTCTGCTTGCAGCACCGCCAGGAGATATCACTTTATAGAGCGATCGCTCTATTCTGGTTTGATTCGCCCGCACGATGGGCAAATACTCATTCTCACCCCATCTTGACCTACTTTTCTATCTCCTCATTAGTGTGGTTTGGTGAATTCCTTGAAACTCTAGAATGAATCTATCTATAAATTGAAGACAAGGCAAATGCAGAGTATAAAATTACGCTCTCATGTGGGCGAAGATGGGATTTTACATTTAGAAATTCCAGTGGGTATAACGGACAAAGATTTAGAAGTGATGGTGATTTTTCAGCCACTAGAACTATCGGCGCAGATGAAAACACCAGAAGAATTGGGCTGGCCTGCTGGTTTTTTTGAGCAGACTTATGGTATTTGCCAGGATGACCCTATTGTTATTGATTCTGAGGGTGTGTTTGAGCAAAGAGAAGAAATCTTGTGAGGTATTTGTTAGATACCAATGTTTGCATCCGTTATCTCAATGGTAGGTCGGTGGCAATTAGGGAACGTTTGCAGGCAACAAGAGTAGCAGATATTGCTGTGTGTTCGATAGTCAAGGCAGAGTTATTTTATGGAGCGATGAGAAGCAATCATCCTGAGCGAACATTAGCCAGACAGCAACAATTTCTCAATTTGTTTGTTTCTCTGCCTTTTGATGATGCTGCTGCAATAATATACGGACATATTCGCGCTGACTTGGCTGTGAGTGGTACTCCCATTGGTCCCAATGACTTACAAATTGCATCTATTGTCTTGGCGAATAGTTTAATATTAGTAACGCATAATACAGGTGAATTTGGTCGGGTAAACGGGTTGCAGATAGAAGATTGGGAGGAAGCCCGTTAGATAGCGATACAGGTCGATAAATTTACAGAACTTATAATCAAGTTCTTAGTGGCTTAATCAATATGATTAATAATTCTAAATCTTGGTTAATAAAACATTAAAACAGAGATAGAGAAAGATTTTCTCTCCTCACTACCTCTACTTCCCCTACCCCCATATCTCTAACAATTCTCCCTGTTCCCCTCGCAACAGGGGTTTTTTCTAAGTATTTTTTCCTACTTTTGCGGGTGTTTTTAGTGAAACAAACACCCTTTTTAAATAAAAAATCCTGAAATCTATATAAATTAATGGTTTCATCTATCCACTTCTGGCTTGAACACTTTAGAATGATTCATTGAAAAGTCGAGCCTATGAGAGTTACAGCGTTTTTAAGCATAAATACTCAAAAAGGTGACTTTGTAAATCTCAAAACAGGGGTTTAAGTAAAGATGCGTCAAGGCGCATCTGTACGCAATCTCAAGTAAAACTCAAGGAGTTTGACATGAACAAAGGTGAATTAGTTGATGCCGTAGCTGAAAAGGCTAGCGTAACCAAAAAACAAGCTGATGCAGTCTTAACTGCTGCTTTGGAAACGATCATTGAAGCTGTTTCTTCTGGCGATAAAGTAACGTTGGTGGGATTTGGTTCTTTTGAATCACGCGAACGCAAGGCCCGCGAAGGACGCAACCCCAAAACCAACGAAAAGATGGAAATTCCTGCAACTAAGGTTCCTGCCTTCTCTGCTGGAAAGCTGTTTAGAGAAAAAGTTGCACCCCCAAAATCTTAATCAGTGGTGTTTTTCTAGGGAACTCTTTTTTGATGCGGCAAACAGCACACGGGGGGAATTTAGCTTGGGCAGCGGCACTGGCTGGCTGTTCCCCTAGTGCTATTGTTGATTTTTCTGCGAGTATCAGCCCGTTGGGACCCCCCAGCAGCGTGTTAACTGCGATTGAGTCTCAACTGGGTAATCTTAGGCACTATCCTGACCCTGATTATCATGAACTGAGACAGGCTCTGGGTCAGTTTCATCAACTGCCGTCTGAGTGGATTCTGCCAGGTAACGGCTCGGCAGAATTACTGACACTAGCAGGAAAAGAATTAGCAGAACTAGCCGCAACAGCTTTAATTACTCCAGCCTTTGGCGACTACTACCGATCGCTAACGGCATACGACGCTAAAGTGCTGGAATTTCCTCTTTCTTTAGTCACTGCTCATTTGTCATCGATTCTTGACACGCGACAAATGACAAAGGACAAAGGACTACTCCTAAATAACCCCCATAACCCAACGGGACAGTTATTTTCGCGAGAAGACATTCTGCCCTACCTAGAGGAATTTGCTTTGGTAGTGGTGGATGAGGCGTTTATGGATTTTCTGCCTCCCCATCAGGAACAAAGCCTGATTGGGGAAGTGCAGAAATATCCCAATTTGGTAATTTTGCGATCGCTCACCAAGTTCTACAGTCTCCCTGGACTGCGGTTGGGTTATGCGATCGCTCATCCCGATCGTTTGCGGCGATGGCAGTCTTGGCGTGACCCCTGGCCAGTCAACATCCTTGCCCAAGCCGCAGCAGTGGCCGCAGTAGGCGATCGGGAGTTTCAGGAGCAAACCTGGGCATGGCTACCAGCGACACGCAACCAACTGTTTGAGGGTTTAGCCCAAATTCCAGGTTTGCAACCCTTGCCAAGCGCTGCTAACTTTTTACTTGTGAAATCACAGCAGCCTAGTTCCCAATTGCAGCAACAACTACTCAAGCA is a genomic window of Fischerella sp. PCC 9605 containing:
- the vapC gene encoding type II toxin-antitoxin system tRNA(fMet)-specific endonuclease VapC, coding for MRYLLDTNVCIRYLNGRSVAIRERLQATRVADIAVCSIVKAELFYGAMRSNHPERTLARQQQFLNLFVSLPFDDAAAIIYGHIRADLAVSGTPIGPNDLQIASIVLANSLILVTHNTGEFGRVNGLQIEDWEEAR
- a CDS encoding type IV pilus secretin family protein, with the translated sequence MKQLHGNSLILGATAIVFLAAHPAQAQVTKITDVQLKTANGGINLILKTSSGSRPQIFTTQRGKTLVADIINTQLRLPQGNSFRKENPAPGITSIEVAQLDANSIRVLVIGADSAPSSQPVARGANNITLGFAPTGGTTASAPTPPQAPTPNPAPAPTPVPSVPPVVPNPQVSIDGTPAQTAGPGQPPTPAPPFLPRAVAPPVGDIAISNIDASPSVVDLGTQERVPRLVLRDAPVREVLSLLARAAGLNLAYTGADATGGQGGQTISLDIENEPVQDVFNYVLRLSGLEANRSGRTLFVGPRLPNSTRDVVMRNLRLNQVTIGTALNFLVSLGAESAVNRERQVTNVSAVPVGNGVAPITQTQTTTETRVETQRIDFQDSKPLLRGLQALGDERTNSLTLIGPPRLVEIAMAQLTQLDIRRRQVAVNVKIIDVNLLNTKDVNTSFSFGVGKNFFTSDGGAASLNFGGSRPPTNAEAASSVTSTPVITNPIKGGTFMNVSPGGIQGAEASLGKDGNPLQPGITNYVPGTTGAEIVPTEINTDTGEPTKYELQPKKTSDIYTYALPTLYQFPKRFLLSLQSQVQSGNAKILTDPTLIVQEGQTANVKLTQEVLGNITSKITSTDGIATQTITAEKTDVGLTLGVKVDRIDDNGFVSLSVAPVVKAPQSAADLNVGGGNIQKIFLVSERSLNSGMIRLRDGQTLILSGIIQDTDRATVSKLPILGDLPLIGSLFRRTNKQNQRNEVIVLLTPQVMDDSERSSFGYNYTPSPEVRQMLERRGLQVPKR
- the cobD gene encoding threonine-phosphate decarboxylase CobD, producing MRQTAHGGNLAWAAALAGCSPSAIVDFSASISPLGPPSSVLTAIESQLGNLRHYPDPDYHELRQALGQFHQLPSEWILPGNGSAELLTLAGKELAELAATALITPAFGDYYRSLTAYDAKVLEFPLSLVTAHLSSILDTRQMTKDKGLLLNNPHNPTGQLFSREDILPYLEEFALVVVDEAFMDFLPPHQEQSLIGEVQKYPNLVILRSLTKFYSLPGLRLGYAIAHPDRLRRWQSWRDPWPVNILAQAAAVAAVGDREFQEQTWAWLPATRNQLFEGLAQIPGLQPLPSAANFLLVKSQQPSSQLQQQLLKHHQILIRDCLSFPELGDRYFRVAVRLCSENQRLLDAISLVQSPESKVQSQKIDP
- a CDS encoding helix-turn-helix domain-containing protein, which encodes MPVICKLKELMDERGLSQLKLAQDTGLSPTTIGSLYRHQIVRRIDCDTAEVLMDYFGLKTLSELYERRTEAE
- a CDS encoding HU family DNA-binding protein, producing MNKGELVDAVAEKASVTKKQADAVLTAALETIIEAVSSGDKVTLVGFGSFESRERKAREGRNPKTNEKMEIPATKVPAFSAGKLFREKVAPPKS